From Oreochromis aureus strain Israel breed Guangdong linkage group 4, ZZ_aureus, whole genome shotgun sequence, a single genomic window includes:
- the lrrc4ba gene encoding leucine-rich repeat-containing protein 4B, with translation MRIATLTCLPGPSPFLFLLAQLLLRLLLPGPELVGAASTCPSLCTCSNQASRVICTRQNLEEVPESISVNTRYLNLQENSIQVIKSDTFKHLRHLEILQLSKNQIRQIEVGAFNGLPNLNTLELFDNRLTLVPSHAFEYLSKLRELWLRNNPIETLPGYAFHRVPSLRRLDLGELKKLDFISDAAFVGLINLRYLNLGMCGLKDIPKLTALVRLEELELSGNRLEIIRPGSFQGLVSLRKLWLMHSQVSVIERNAFDDLKNLEELNLSHNSLHSLPHDLFTPLHQLERVHLNHNPWVCNCDVLWLSWWLKETVPSNTTCCARCHAPPFLKGKYIGELDQSHFTCYAPVIVEPPTDLNVTEGMAAELKCRTSTSTTSVNWITPNGTLMTHGSYRVRISVLHDGTLNFTNVTLRDTGQYTCMVTNAAGNTTATAVLNVTAADVSVNYTYFTTVTVETVDTVGGNDYALVAINETFIHVPPGPTPSDLWPDGVATTDSSLPISWSSSSPRATRPTFTEPITDPTLMDDVMKTTKIIIGCFVAITFMAAVMLVVFYKLRKQHQLHKHHGPARAIEIINVEDELGAGASGRGSGISGGATVTQSGSSGIGGTQSLRLHHPEIVNLPNLARSEHLNHYYKTHHFNNNMMGLGMGTGSGVGLNNNNNPSPCSQSQNISCSQIPTSTGGGTPTGGTLPSPVPLPQLGLHSSLKGLMGKGQNEPLLFKSGSKENVQETQI, from the exons ATGCGCATCGCCACGCTGACCTGCCTTCCCGGCCCCTCCCCCTTCCTCTTTCTATTGGCCCAGCTGCTGCTGCGGCTCCTCCTCCCTGGGCCGGAGTTAGTGGGAGCCGCCTCCACCTGCCCCTCCCTCTGCACCTGCTCCAACCAGGCCAGCCGAGTCATCTGCACCAGGCAAAACCTGGAGGAGGTGCCAGAAAGCATATCAGTCAACACGCGATACCTCAACCTGCAGGAGAACTCAATACAG GTTATCAAGTCGGACACATTCAAGCACTTGAGGCACCTTGAAATCCTCCAGCTGTCCAAGAATCAGATACGTCAGATTGAAGTTGGAGCATTCAATGGCCTGCCCAACCTCAACACGCTGGAGCTCTTTGACAACCGCCTCACGCTGGTGCCATCACATGCCTTTGAGTACCTCAGCAAGCTGCGGGAGCTGTGGCTGCGCAACAACCCCATCGAGACTCTGCCAGGCTATGCCTTCCACCGTGTGCCCTCGCTACGTCGCCTGGACCTGGGTGAGCTCAAGAAGTTGGATTTCATCTCTGATGCAGCCTTTGTTGGCCTCATCAATCTGCGGTACCTAAACCTGGGCATGTGTGGGCTGAAAGACATTCCCAAACTAACAGCCCTTGTACGCTTGGAAGAGCTGGAGCTGTCAGGAAATAGGCTGGAGATCATCCGTCCCGGCTCCTTCCAAGGCTTGGTTTCTCTTCGCAAGCTGTGGCTAATGCACTCACAGGTTTCCGTCATTGAGCGCAATGCCTTTGATGACCTGAAAAACCTGGAAGAGCTCAACTTATCCCATAATTCCCTCCACTCCTTGCCCCACGATCTCTTCACACCCCTTCACCAGCTAGAGAGGGTACACCTTAACCACAACCCCTGGGTGTGCAACTGCGATGTGCTTTGGCTTAGTTGGTGGTTAAAAGAGACGGTGCCGAGCAACACCACCTGCTGCGCTCGTTGCCATGCTCCACCATTCTTAAAAGGCAAATACATTGGAGAGCTTGACCAGAGCCACTTCACCTGCTATGCGCCCGTCATTGTGGAGCCACCTACAGACCTCAATGTCACCGAGGGTATGGCTGCCGAGCTGAAGTGTCGAACGAGCACATCCACAACATCCGTCAACTGGATCACCCCCAATGGCACTCTCATGACCCACGGCTCCTACCGCGTGCGGATATCAGTCCTGCACGATGGCACGCTCAACTTCACCAATGTAACCCTGCGAGACACAGGCCAGTACACCTGCATGGTGACTAACGCTGCTGGCAATACCACTGCAACCGCTGTCCTCAACGTTACTGCTGCTGATGTTAGTGTCAACTACACCTATTTTACAACAGTTACTGTGGAAACTGTGGATACTGTTGGAGGTAATGATTATGCGTTGGTTGCCATCAATGAGACCTTCATCCATGTTCCACCTGGCCCCACTCCCTCTGATTTGTGGCCAGACGGTGTTGCTACCACAGACTCCTCTCTGCCTATCAGCtggtcctcctcctctccccgcGCCACTCGACCCACCTTCACTGAGCCTATCACGGACCCTACCTTAATGGATGATGTGATGAAGACCACCAAGATCATCATTGGCTGCTTCGTAGCCATTACCTTCATGGCAGCCGTGATGCTGGTGGTGTTCTACAAGCTTAGGAAGCAGCACCAGCTGCACAAACATCACGGCCCTGCACGTGCCATCGAGATCATCAATGTGGAGGATGAGCTCGGCGCTGGGGCCAGTGGTCGGGGCAGCGGCATCTCAGGGGGAGCCACTGTTACACAGAGTGGAAGCAGTGGAATTGGAGGTACCCAGAGCCTCAGGCTGCACCACCCAGAGATAGTCAACCTGCCCAACCTGGCTCGATCGGAGCACCTCAACCACTACTACAAAACTCATCACTTCAACAACAACATGATGGGCCTGGGCATGGGCACAGGATCTGGTGTGGGCctcaacaacaataacaacccCTCACCATGCTCTCAGTCACAGAACATATCCTGTTCCCAGATTCCAACCTCCACTGGTGGGGGAACACCGACAGGTGGCACTCTGCCCTCCCCAGTGCCCCTTCCTCAACTGGGTCTCCACAGTTCTCTGAAAGGCCTGATGGGGAAAGGCCAGAACGAGCCACTACTTTTTAAGAGTGGCTCCAAGGAAAATGTGCAAGAGACACAAATCTGA